In Microvenator marinus, one genomic interval encodes:
- the orn gene encoding oligoribonuclease, translating to MAGNLVWMDLEMTGLDVEDHVILEIATIVTDGELNVLAEGPNIVIHQPEDELQKMDDWCVQHHGASGLTAKVRSSKIDTREAELETLEFIKKWVGPREAPLCGNSIWQDRRFIGAYMRELDAYLHYRIVDVSSIKELTRRWYPTVKSPGKGASHRALDDIRESIEELRYYREQVFK from the coding sequence ATGGCTGGAAACCTGGTCTGGATGGACCTCGAAATGACTGGGCTCGACGTGGAAGATCACGTCATTCTTGAGATTGCTACGATCGTCACCGACGGTGAACTCAACGTCTTGGCCGAAGGCCCCAATATCGTCATTCATCAACCTGAAGACGAGCTCCAAAAGATGGACGACTGGTGCGTGCAACACCACGGCGCATCAGGACTAACGGCAAAGGTGAGGTCGTCCAAAATCGATACGCGTGAAGCCGAGCTCGAGACGCTCGAATTCATCAAGAAGTGGGTTGGGCCGCGTGAGGCTCCTCTTTGCGGTAATAGCATCTGGCAAGACCGGCGCTTCATCGGCGCCTACATGCGTGAGCTCGACGCCTACCTGCACTACCGAATTGTAGACGTTTCTTCGATCAAGGAACTCACGCGCCGTTGGTACCCGACCGTCAAATCACCCGGGAAGGGCGCCTCGCACCGTGCCTTGGACGATATTCGTGAATCGATCGAGGAGCTGCGCTATTATCGGGAGCAAGTCTTCAAATAG
- a CDS encoding CehA/McbA family metallohydrolase, protein MKRHLSLLLILSALSCSDDAPTSTPDMSQPDMQQDTGEPDSAGDMADMGEPVDPFNPGLNFTPSQEGVSPDGIAPAGPLGQGEAGVGRLTSEPGFTGIWAHCRVGDFKLHNALIEVCIQSETTNRNEVFTGGLIVDAREVGSEADDIFDMLAPRIGFNVLYAEEVEVVRDGSDGGPAVLRVTGRDFPIAYLLGVLGGRFLDTLGLEVVTEYRLWPDRRDVEIVTWIQNPNPVLKNVAPGDWLAVGDRSSIFYSSTGSEFTGSRRFDWLATWGPGSSFGWTMGESTAILSLPVSDIPYTIFDPGQITLQSGEEHVLRRWFAVGDGSVESVRQTLLERLEVDAPTRTATILLEPPLAGKTVELWQDETPVTLGVTDETGAVVFELAPGTYSAKVQGSIGEGSVETDVDLTEDVTINLEPPRELTINVTDPAGPGIALVRIAGGPENQAHEAFTMPEGLNGVLRLEVVPGTYSVQVTRGMEYEIFQSSVEVSADTTVDVELVQSVPTPGWIASDFHQHMEPSTDSRIHVRDRILDNIAEGVEFAAATDHDVVTDLRPILNELGLEDYFSTVPGMEISPTISHVNVYPAIQDRSLRGNGTIELAYIENDEVQIRGIPEIFAAARAMPNDPVVQLNHPRGSSSLFETADYEPDQDPRTFTHEQWSTDFDTLEIVNRVGSTCALVADWSTFLNTGLKKTGLGNSDSHSLNGDPAGSPRNYLPIDVQMPGEIQVDDVTAALKAGRAIVASHAFMTLGDVLPGDTLTGGSHTFDVRVQTPSWSSATRLNVIVNGQVVQEFESDGSGQFDFDQAVDLELTQDSWVIFFAVGPRPQGTPYGNPTLAFSNPVYIDVDANGWTAPGETGTLPVVDVSAINNPAFCD, encoded by the coding sequence ATGAAACGCCATCTATCCCTACTTCTCATTCTATCCGCCCTGAGCTGCTCAGACGACGCGCCAACATCAACGCCCGACATGTCTCAACCCGACATGCAGCAAGACACCGGTGAGCCCGACTCGGCGGGGGATATGGCCGATATGGGCGAACCCGTAGACCCCTTCAACCCAGGGCTCAACTTTACGCCATCCCAAGAGGGCGTCTCGCCGGACGGCATCGCGCCCGCCGGTCCTTTAGGCCAGGGCGAAGCAGGAGTTGGTAGGCTGACCTCAGAGCCAGGTTTTACGGGCATCTGGGCACATTGCAGGGTAGGCGATTTCAAACTGCACAACGCGCTCATCGAAGTGTGTATCCAGTCCGAAACCACCAATCGAAACGAAGTCTTTACCGGCGGACTCATTGTGGACGCGCGCGAAGTCGGCTCGGAGGCTGACGATATCTTCGATATGCTCGCGCCACGCATCGGGTTCAACGTGCTCTATGCCGAGGAGGTCGAAGTTGTTCGCGACGGCTCGGATGGCGGGCCTGCGGTCTTGCGCGTGACCGGCCGAGACTTCCCCATCGCGTATTTGCTCGGTGTGCTCGGCGGCCGCTTCCTCGACACGCTCGGCCTCGAAGTCGTTACCGAGTACCGACTCTGGCCCGACCGTCGAGATGTGGAGATCGTCACCTGGATTCAAAATCCCAACCCAGTCCTCAAGAACGTAGCCCCGGGCGACTGGCTCGCCGTTGGCGACCGCTCGAGTATTTTCTACTCCTCGACAGGCTCGGAATTCACGGGTTCTCGCCGCTTTGACTGGCTTGCGACTTGGGGCCCCGGCTCGAGCTTCGGCTGGACCATGGGCGAGTCCACGGCCATCCTTTCGCTACCCGTGTCTGACATTCCGTACACCATCTTCGATCCAGGGCAGATTACCCTTCAGTCCGGCGAGGAACACGTGCTTCGGCGCTGGTTTGCGGTGGGAGATGGGAGCGTAGAGTCTGTGAGGCAAACGCTTCTTGAGCGCCTCGAAGTAGACGCACCAACGCGCACCGCAACCATCCTGCTCGAGCCACCACTCGCTGGAAAAACTGTCGAGCTTTGGCAAGACGAAACGCCCGTGACTCTGGGTGTAACCGATGAAACCGGGGCGGTAGTCTTCGAACTCGCGCCCGGCACGTATAGTGCCAAGGTTCAGGGCTCGATTGGCGAAGGAAGCGTTGAAACCGACGTGGATTTGACCGAAGACGTCACCATCAACCTTGAGCCCCCTCGCGAACTCACCATCAATGTGACCGATCCAGCCGGCCCCGGCATAGCCCTCGTGCGTATTGCGGGTGGCCCGGAAAACCAAGCTCACGAAGCTTTCACCATGCCCGAAGGACTAAACGGTGTGCTGAGGTTGGAAGTGGTCCCAGGCACGTATTCTGTGCAGGTCACGCGCGGCATGGAGTACGAAATCTTCCAGAGCAGCGTTGAAGTTTCCGCAGACACCACAGTGGATGTGGAGCTGGTACAAAGCGTGCCAACGCCGGGGTGGATTGCCTCGGATTTCCATCAGCATATGGAGCCGAGCACCGATAGTCGAATCCACGTGCGCGACCGCATTTTGGACAATATCGCTGAAGGTGTAGAGTTTGCCGCTGCGACCGACCACGACGTGGTCACCGACCTCAGGCCAATTCTCAATGAGCTCGGCCTTGAAGATTATTTCTCTACCGTTCCCGGCATGGAGATCAGTCCAACCATCAGCCATGTGAACGTCTATCCCGCCATCCAAGACCGCTCGCTGCGTGGCAATGGCACCATCGAGCTTGCGTACATTGAGAACGACGAGGTCCAGATTCGTGGAATTCCTGAGATTTTTGCCGCGGCACGCGCCATGCCAAATGATCCCGTGGTCCAACTCAACCACCCCCGCGGAAGCTCAAGCCTCTTTGAGACGGCCGATTACGAGCCTGACCAAGACCCACGAACTTTCACACATGAACAATGGTCCACCGATTTCGACACCTTGGAGATCGTCAATCGTGTGGGCTCGACCTGCGCGCTCGTGGCCGATTGGTCTACCTTCCTCAACACCGGCTTGAAGAAGACGGGTCTTGGAAACTCGGACTCCCACTCGCTAAACGGTGATCCAGCCGGCTCACCGCGCAATTACTTGCCCATCGATGTGCAGATGCCCGGCGAGATTCAAGTCGATGATGTCACGGCAGCGCTTAAGGCAGGGCGGGCCATTGTGGCCTCACACGCGTTTATGACGCTCGGAGACGTGCTCCCTGGCGACACGCTGACCGGGGGCTCGCACACCTTCGATGTGCGGGTTCAAACGCCTTCATGGTCAAGCGCCACGCGCCTCAACGTGATCGTGAATGGACAAGTCGTTCAAGAGTTTGAATCCGATGGCAGCGGCCAGTTCGACTTCGATCAGGCCGTTGATCTGGAACTGACTCAAGATTCGTGGGTGATTTTCTTCGCCGTGGGTCCTCGCCCGCAGGGAACGCCCTATGGAAACCCCACCCTGGCTTTCTCCAACCCCGTCTACATCGACGTGGACGCCAATGGTTGGACAGCGCCGGGCGAGACGGGCACGCTTCCGGTGGTCGATGTCTCGGCCATCAATAATCCCGCATTTTGCGACTAA
- a CDS encoding EI24 domain-containing protein: MNHEIQKQAPGALDPSNFDQRAVELARELHDVRGQSTFNQAFKGFGLALKTVKYLFKTPALWPSAAIPAIITSLLFVGGAGTLLYFSGDIFATMFTQPDSWWVALWWVGRVLWTVLTVGIAYLFAVVFGAILAGPFNDILSQRIERRVRGEAVLGADDLKANIRGVIRGALHSIGNLVMLGVLMVPILALNLIPGIGSLVSSVLSLLVSSHFLAFEFMDWSLERREYGWRQKWRVIFDERPIALGFGLGASLLMWVPIINFAAMPVNVISGTMLALELDERKSG, translated from the coding sequence ATGAATCACGAGATCCAAAAGCAGGCTCCGGGAGCACTCGACCCCAGCAACTTTGACCAACGCGCGGTGGAACTTGCTCGTGAACTCCACGACGTGCGCGGACAGAGTACTTTCAACCAGGCATTCAAGGGCTTTGGGCTCGCGCTCAAGACCGTGAAGTACCTCTTTAAGACGCCCGCGCTTTGGCCGTCGGCAGCCATCCCCGCCATCATCACGAGCCTTCTCTTTGTGGGCGGTGCGGGTACCTTGCTCTATTTCAGCGGCGATATCTTCGCCACCATGTTTACCCAGCCCGACTCCTGGTGGGTTGCGCTCTGGTGGGTGGGCCGAGTCCTCTGGACCGTACTCACCGTGGGCATCGCGTACCTTTTTGCGGTGGTATTCGGCGCCATCTTGGCCGGTCCTTTCAACGATATTCTCTCTCAACGCATCGAGCGGCGAGTGAGGGGCGAGGCGGTTTTGGGCGCCGACGACTTGAAGGCGAATATCCGCGGGGTGATTCGTGGAGCCCTCCACTCGATTGGCAACCTCGTCATGCTCGGCGTGCTCATGGTCCCCATCCTCGCCCTGAACCTGATTCCCGGCATTGGGAGCTTGGTCTCGAGTGTACTCAGTCTGCTCGTCTCCTCCCATTTCCTGGCCTTCGAGTTCATGGACTGGTCTCTGGAGCGCCGCGAGTACGGCTGGCGTCAGAAGTGGCGTGTCATCTTTGATGAACGGCCCATCGCCCTCGGCTTCGGCCTCGGCGCGAGCCTTCTGATGTGGGTGCCCATCATCAACTTCGCCGCAATGCCCGTCAACGTCATCAGCGGCACCATGCTCGCCCTTGAGCTCGACGAACGCAAAAGCGGCTAG
- a CDS encoding helical backbone metal receptor produces MRIISLVPSQTELLADLGLDDEVVGITDYCVHPADWLQKKQSIGGTKRVKVDRVRELKPDLVIANKEENVREQVLEIAEFARVEVTDVVDLPSALQMIQDVGQWVGREEQAAALVTEIQTAFQDLESRPKSGERVLYLIWRKPYMSVGHDTFIHDMISRAGWQNVCADQTRYPSLSAEEIRALNPDRILLSSEPFPFTESHFAEFAEICPDAQIQIVDGEAFSWYGSRLKWFSV; encoded by the coding sequence ATGCGAATCATCTCCTTAGTACCTTCCCAAACCGAGCTCTTGGCCGATCTCGGCCTAGACGACGAAGTGGTGGGCATTACCGACTACTGCGTGCACCCCGCCGACTGGCTTCAAAAGAAGCAGAGTATCGGCGGAACCAAACGTGTGAAAGTAGACCGAGTCCGCGAGCTCAAGCCAGATTTGGTCATCGCCAACAAAGAAGAGAATGTCCGCGAACAAGTTTTGGAAATCGCGGAATTCGCCCGCGTAGAAGTCACAGATGTGGTGGACCTACCTTCGGCGCTGCAAATGATTCAAGACGTAGGCCAATGGGTAGGCCGAGAAGAACAAGCAGCCGCCTTGGTGACTGAAATTCAAACCGCCTTTCAAGACCTAGAATCTAGGCCGAAATCTGGCGAGCGCGTCCTTTACCTCATCTGGCGAAAACCCTACATGAGCGTGGGCCACGACACCTTCATCCACGACATGATTTCGCGCGCTGGCTGGCAAAATGTGTGCGCGGACCAAACCCGCTATCCATCCCTCAGCGCCGAAGAAATTCGCGCCCTAAACCCCGACCGCATCTTGCTCTCGAGCGAACCTTTCCCCTTCACAGAATCCCATTTTGCGGAGTTCGCCGAAATCTGCCCAGACGCCCAAATCCAAATCGTGGATGGCGAGGCGTTCTCCTGGTACGGCTCCCGCCTGAAATGGTTCAGCGTTTAA
- a CDS encoding AAA family ATPase — MSENHSKFVRELRSLLKSPYAFIHLTTFEEERALSLLRDLADGREVREWSAMTGFDGQASSGDIMQALGVIESAQLSQIFVLKDAAPLLKEPRARRRLREMEAACAAFGKTIVFLGPERIEIPELSKDITRLSLPLPGRDVLLEECKTVFSGVIDAETTEVLVRGASGLTVREAHRAFHRVKLQIQEAVARNQPFDIEKSILREKQQLVANSDVLEFFPLDVGLADVGGLDELKAWLTERQRAFGDDARAFGLPHPRGLLLIGVQGCGKSLTSKVIARHWGLPLLRMDLGAIFEGRQTPEEALRFALQTCDAIAPCVLWLDEIEKGFMDTKDGGTARVLGTLLTWQQEKKSPVFLVATANQVEALPPELMRKGRFDEIFFVDLPEIHERMDILRIHLTRRGRFFPDQILEALAQRTEYFSGAELEQVIVAGMYSAFANGRDLTLEDLEYAAKETVPLYRTYEENIKELRQWAEGRARRASRRRKVLDFF, encoded by the coding sequence ATGTCCGAAAACCACTCCAAATTTGTCCGCGAACTTCGGTCCCTCCTGAAGAGCCCGTACGCGTTTATCCACCTCACAACCTTTGAGGAAGAACGTGCCTTGAGCCTTTTACGAGACCTCGCAGATGGGCGCGAAGTGCGCGAATGGAGCGCGATGACGGGATTTGATGGGCAGGCGAGCTCCGGCGATATCATGCAGGCACTCGGGGTGATCGAAAGCGCGCAGCTCTCGCAAATCTTCGTGCTCAAGGACGCTGCGCCACTTTTGAAGGAGCCACGTGCGCGCCGGCGGCTTCGCGAGATGGAAGCCGCGTGCGCCGCGTTTGGGAAAACCATCGTCTTTCTTGGGCCAGAGCGCATCGAGATTCCCGAGCTTTCCAAAGATATCACTCGCCTCTCTCTGCCCTTACCCGGCCGAGATGTTCTCCTGGAAGAGTGTAAAACCGTGTTTTCTGGGGTCATCGATGCTGAGACCACCGAGGTCTTGGTTAGGGGCGCCAGCGGCCTGACCGTGCGCGAGGCTCACCGAGCATTTCATCGTGTCAAACTCCAAATCCAAGAGGCTGTGGCGCGCAACCAGCCTTTTGATATCGAAAAATCTATTCTTCGCGAAAAGCAGCAGCTCGTGGCCAATAGCGACGTTCTGGAGTTCTTCCCGCTGGACGTCGGGCTCGCTGACGTGGGTGGTTTAGACGAGCTCAAGGCGTGGCTGACCGAGCGTCAACGCGCGTTCGGAGACGATGCGCGCGCGTTCGGCCTGCCGCATCCGCGCGGGCTCCTGCTCATCGGTGTTCAGGGCTGTGGAAAGTCGCTCACATCTAAGGTCATTGCGCGCCATTGGGGCCTTCCGCTTTTGCGAATGGACCTCGGCGCCATCTTTGAGGGCCGCCAAACTCCTGAAGAAGCACTGCGTTTTGCGCTCCAAACCTGCGACGCCATCGCGCCATGCGTGCTCTGGCTCGATGAGATCGAAAAAGGCTTCATGGACACCAAGGACGGCGGCACGGCGCGCGTGCTCGGAACCCTTCTGACCTGGCAACAGGAGAAGAAATCTCCGGTGTTTTTGGTCGCTACCGCCAACCAGGTTGAGGCACTTCCGCCAGAGCTGATGCGCAAAGGCCGCTTCGACGAGATTTTCTTCGTGGACCTGCCCGAGATTCACGAGCGCATGGATATTTTGCGCATTCACCTGACTCGGCGCGGGCGATTTTTCCCCGACCAGATATTGGAGGCGTTGGCCCAACGGACTGAGTATTTCTCAGGTGCCGAGCTTGAGCAGGTAATCGTGGCAGGCATGTATTCCGCCTTTGCCAACGGGCGAGATTTGACGCTAGAAGATTTGGAATATGCTGCCAAAGAAACAGTTCCGCTCTACAGAACCTATGAAGAAAATATCAAGGAGTTGAGGCAGTGGGCCGAAGGTCGCGCACGCCGCGCGTCGCGCCGTCGCAAAGTCCTCGACTTCTTCTAA
- a CDS encoding transglutaminase domain-containing protein, giving the protein MKVIGHIFHAIWWAAVILTPLLAVWLASSLAVFLNGPLWVAILSGALLFPGLPLIWEAWATRRFNRKQVEREAAGKKVKTAWFGVFDRLIFRTLFINILALVVLVGSFPKQSFSALSTRGDWFLDHASGHLSENAIAQTRGVVFGVADALEWVHNATRDNPYETSEDTPNPDVDPEPGPNPNEVKVKVKVPVPTPTPTPDGPDPPEPTKPVYKETAIWPQAAELHPVVANMPASAETSPEAVARYIAERETDPYMRVKALHDWVADRVRYDLNAKDRGQTAEAAFETRASVCAGYSKLFAQLGSYTGDEIVYVVGVSRDINGEVQGVGHAWNAVKIEGAWYLVDVTWNAGYYENGQFKKVYRTDYLFTPPQYFNVSHFPDNPEWQLVPEPISRGEWMRRPMISPAFYAKGLSLISPTRSQSSVDVSDTFEVILGNAKKLSILANIEPKGGGKSYDCIVKGKRTSRTRISCKVPASGTWHIKVFAGEGVTLPYVGQVEVVAR; this is encoded by the coding sequence ATGAAAGTTATCGGCCATATTTTTCACGCCATTTGGTGGGCGGCAGTCATCCTCACGCCGCTCCTCGCGGTATGGCTCGCAAGCTCGCTCGCCGTGTTCCTGAACGGTCCACTCTGGGTGGCTATTCTGTCAGGTGCGCTGCTCTTTCCGGGTCTTCCGCTCATCTGGGAGGCCTGGGCAACCCGGCGATTCAATCGAAAACAAGTCGAACGCGAAGCTGCCGGAAAGAAGGTCAAAACGGCGTGGTTTGGCGTCTTTGACAGGCTAATCTTCCGCACTCTCTTCATCAATATCTTGGCCTTGGTGGTGCTGGTTGGGAGCTTCCCAAAACAATCGTTCTCGGCCCTTTCGACCCGTGGTGATTGGTTCTTAGACCATGCCAGCGGCCACCTTTCAGAGAACGCGATAGCGCAGACACGCGGCGTAGTTTTTGGCGTCGCGGATGCGCTGGAGTGGGTCCATAACGCCACGCGTGACAACCCCTACGAGACCAGTGAAGACACCCCGAACCCTGATGTGGATCCGGAGCCCGGCCCAAACCCAAACGAGGTTAAGGTCAAGGTAAAGGTCCCGGTTCCAACTCCGACCCCGACTCCAGACGGGCCTGATCCACCAGAGCCCACCAAACCTGTCTACAAAGAAACCGCGATTTGGCCGCAGGCAGCCGAGCTGCATCCCGTGGTCGCAAATATGCCGGCTAGCGCCGAGACAAGCCCTGAGGCGGTGGCGCGCTATATTGCCGAGCGAGAAACCGACCCCTACATGCGTGTCAAAGCCTTGCACGATTGGGTGGCCGACCGCGTCCGCTACGACCTGAATGCCAAAGACCGCGGCCAGACGGCCGAAGCCGCCTTTGAAACCCGGGCCTCCGTCTGCGCTGGTTACTCCAAACTATTCGCGCAGCTCGGCTCGTACACGGGCGATGAAATCGTCTACGTGGTGGGCGTTTCGCGCGATATCAACGGCGAAGTCCAAGGCGTCGGGCACGCGTGGAATGCCGTCAAAATTGAGGGCGCCTGGTACCTTGTGGATGTGACTTGGAACGCCGGCTACTACGAAAACGGGCAGTTTAAGAAAGTCTACAGGACCGACTACCTCTTCACTCCTCCCCAGTATTTCAACGTCTCGCATTTCCCCGATAACCCCGAGTGGCAACTCGTTCCCGAGCCCATCTCACGCGGGGAATGGATGCGCCGACCCATGATTTCGCCCGCCTTCTACGCCAAAGGTCTGTCTTTGATTTCGCCCACGCGCTCCCAGTCCTCGGTGGACGTTTCCGACACGTTTGAGGTGATCCTGGGCAACGCCAAAAAGCTCTCCATTCTGGCCAATATTGAGCCCAAAGGCGGCGGCAAATCCTACGACTGCATCGTCAAAGGAAAGCGCACCAGCCGTACCCGAATCTCGTGCAAGGTTCCTGCGTCTGGCACGTGGCATATCAAGGTCTTTGCAGGCGAGGGCGTCACCTTGCCGTATGTGGGCCAAGTCGAGGTAGTCGCACGTTGA
- the coaBC gene encoding bifunctional phosphopantothenoylcysteine decarboxylase/phosphopantothenate--cysteine ligase CoaBC yields MKVVLGVTGGIAAYKAAELVRALTKRGDEVRVIMTASATEFITPLTLQVLSGNPVGTTLFDPTYESEIGHIEIARWADVILVAPATANTIAKIAAGMADDLLTTVILATRAPVVIGPAMNTEMFRNKLVQQNLTRLRDAGIHVVDPDSGELACKEVGQGRLPDAWVLLDALDNVLTPKVLAGKHVVITAGPTREHADPARFISNPSTGKMGFALASAARHMGAEVTVVSGPVSLVTPPGVFRIDVTTAQEMFDATMRAAPSADMVICTAAVADFRPATSGDRKLSKAELGQTWELERNPDILATLGERYGVDQDEGPIIVGFAAQTHDVLELGREKMLKKKAHALVANKVGGPDSSFGADESSAYVIKPDSHRELPRAPKAELARQILEIISLHADGR; encoded by the coding sequence ATGAAAGTTGTTTTGGGAGTTACAGGGGGAATCGCAGCGTACAAGGCGGCTGAGCTCGTCAGGGCGCTGACCAAGAGGGGCGACGAAGTGCGCGTCATCATGACCGCGTCGGCCACCGAATTCATCACCCCACTCACCCTTCAGGTGCTCTCGGGAAATCCAGTAGGTACAACGCTTTTTGACCCGACCTACGAGTCTGAAATAGGCCATATCGAGATCGCGCGCTGGGCCGACGTGATTCTTGTGGCACCGGCCACCGCCAACACCATCGCCAAGATCGCCGCCGGAATGGCGGACGACCTCCTGACCACCGTGATACTCGCCACCCGTGCACCCGTGGTGATTGGCCCGGCCATGAACACCGAGATGTTCAGAAACAAACTTGTTCAGCAGAACCTAACCAGGTTGCGCGATGCCGGAATTCACGTGGTGGACCCAGATTCCGGGGAGCTCGCCTGCAAAGAGGTAGGGCAGGGCAGACTGCCCGATGCGTGGGTGCTTTTAGACGCCCTGGATAACGTCTTGACGCCCAAGGTTTTGGCCGGAAAACACGTGGTGATTACAGCCGGACCAACCCGAGAACACGCAGACCCTGCGCGATTTATCTCGAATCCGTCTACTGGCAAGATGGGGTTCGCGCTGGCTTCAGCCGCGCGTCATATGGGCGCTGAGGTGACCGTGGTGAGCGGGCCCGTGAGCCTTGTGACCCCGCCTGGCGTGTTTCGAATCGACGTCACGACCGCCCAGGAGATGTTTGACGCCACAATGCGCGCGGCGCCTAGCGCTGATATGGTGATTTGCACGGCGGCTGTAGCCGACTTCAGACCCGCTACTTCCGGGGACCGCAAATTGTCTAAGGCTGAGCTCGGACAGACATGGGAGCTCGAGCGAAATCCGGACATTTTGGCGACGCTTGGAGAGCGTTACGGCGTGGACCAAGACGAAGGCCCAATCATCGTTGGTTTCGCCGCACAAACCCATGACGTGCTTGAGCTCGGACGAGAGAAGATGCTCAAAAAGAAGGCGCACGCGTTGGTGGCGAACAAGGTCGGTGGGCCGGATTCGAGCTTTGGCGCCGACGAATCAAGCGCATACGTCATCAAGCCGGACTCGCACCGTGAACTGCCACGTGCACCAAAGGCAGAGCTCGCACGGCAAATACTGGAAATCATCTCTCTACACGCGGACGGCCGATGA
- a CDS encoding PCC domain-containing protein: MHFQESQYQSCLYGVIDSGVDPVEELTRLVELRNIVSGTLGAMGTLENVVLLTQKGKDWEDFSLGDAVCRIVHFRGNIARVGSEPALRVEVLLSVDAPAGQQLVYGHLKSADVVEFEYTLTAFDDLHAERRLDAGLLRLAEIKPNPAFNAPAAKSEAPKPPPETPQRPVRGPVERIAEPRLGKAPEPSDAPSKAREVDPDEDLSVPTASWADVVQASAEPSKTNRAAKKPMPTPKSKRGLDQLDEADDDRALVEPGDILDHPTLGRCRVMRIEDEDFAHIRLERGGIRKLALEICEITHVEEKSGRNVFKVKIKR; encoded by the coding sequence ATGCATTTTCAAGAGTCTCAATATCAGTCGTGCCTCTATGGGGTGATCGATTCAGGCGTGGACCCAGTCGAAGAGCTTACGCGGCTTGTGGAGCTGAGGAATATCGTCTCTGGTACGCTCGGCGCCATGGGAACCCTAGAGAACGTGGTCCTCCTGACGCAGAAAGGAAAAGACTGGGAAGACTTCTCTCTGGGCGATGCCGTGTGCCGAATCGTGCACTTTAGAGGGAATATCGCGCGCGTAGGCTCCGAGCCAGCCTTGCGTGTGGAAGTCCTACTCAGTGTTGATGCCCCGGCTGGCCAACAACTGGTCTACGGCCACCTGAAGTCCGCTGACGTGGTGGAATTCGAGTACACCTTGACCGCGTTTGACGACCTTCACGCCGAACGCCGGCTCGATGCGGGTTTGTTGAGATTGGCCGAGATCAAGCCGAATCCTGCCTTCAATGCGCCAGCGGCAAAGAGCGAAGCTCCAAAACCGCCTCCAGAAACGCCTCAGAGGCCCGTTAGGGGCCCTGTTGAGCGAATTGCGGAGCCAAGGCTAGGTAAAGCTCCCGAACCCTCAGACGCGCCTTCTAAAGCGCGCGAGGTGGACCCGGATGAAGACCTCTCGGTGCCTACCGCGTCGTGGGCCGATGTGGTGCAAGCGAGCGCCGAGCCCTCAAAGACCAATCGCGCTGCAAAGAAGCCCATGCCTACGCCTAAGAGTAAGCGCGGGCTCGACCAGCTCGACGAAGCCGACGACGACCGAGCCCTTGTGGAACCCGGAGATATCTTGGATCATCCTACGCTTGGACGCTGCCGTGTGATGCGAATCGAAGACGAAGACTTCGCCCACATCCGCCTCGAGCGCGGTGGTATCCGAAAACTCGCCCTCGAAATCTGCGAGATTACGCATGTCGAGGAGAAGAGCGGACGTAATGTGTTTAAGGTCAAGATCAAGCGATGA
- a CDS encoding NUDIX hydrolase: MNADEIRARLGLLKPEPRLDFKFEGLTDLAQSAVLIPLRDGPHGPELVLTKRSEALRKHAGQISFPGGRRDPEDVDLAATALREAWEELAIQPEDVRLYGALLRLPTVTGFNVTAFVGELPHPYTLTPNPAEVAHTIIAPIEALLDPAIYTRERHEWQGKVFDMHAFDFEGHNIWGATGFMIYEFLKFLEMMK; the protein is encoded by the coding sequence ATGAATGCCGATGAAATCAGAGCCCGTCTGGGATTGTTGAAGCCCGAACCGCGGCTTGATTTCAAATTCGAAGGCCTTACGGACCTAGCACAATCAGCCGTGCTCATCCCTCTGAGAGACGGTCCACACGGCCCCGAGCTCGTGCTTACAAAACGCTCCGAGGCTCTGAGAAAACACGCCGGTCAAATCTCGTTTCCGGGCGGTCGTAGAGACCCTGAGGACGTCGACTTGGCGGCCACAGCTCTGCGCGAGGCCTGGGAGGAACTTGCCATTCAACCCGAGGACGTGCGGCTCTACGGAGCACTCTTGCGGCTTCCAACGGTTACCGGCTTTAACGTGACCGCGTTTGTTGGGGAATTGCCGCATCCGTACACGCTCACGCCAAATCCGGCCGAGGTCGCACATACGATTATCGCGCCGATTGAAGCCCTGCTCGACCCGGCCATCTACACACGTGAGCGCCACGAATGGCAGGGAAAAGTTTTTGATATGCACGCCTTCGATTTTGAGGGACACAATATCTGGGGCGCTACAGGCTTCATGATCTACGAATTCCTGAAGTTTTTGGAGATGATGAAATGA